One part of the Sphingobium yanoikuyae genome encodes these proteins:
- a CDS encoding FGGY family carbohydrate kinase: MTDRYLLVLDEGTTSTRAMLYAPDGRRIAMAQAELTQYYPQPGWVEHDAAEIWTRTRDCARQMVDRAGGADRIAAIGITNQRETVVAWDRRTGEPLAPAIVWQDRRTAAQCTALRETGHEAMLQQRTGLVVDPYFSASKMRWLIDNVPAVAEAGDRLALGTIESWLVWKLTGGLHVSDASNASRTQLVALDGTDWDPALCDLFGVPCAALPEIVDNAGTFGETLGELFGGAIPIRGLAGDQQAASIGQACLTPGDAKATLGTGAFILANMGAQMPASRHRLLGTLLYRIGDQRIYALEGSIFIAGNLIKWLRDQLGLIGSAAETEALARSVPDSGGVLMLPALAGLGAPHWRPDVNGVIAGLTQGSTRAHIVRAALESLSHQLSDLATAFAADGAPWRQLRIDGGMSANDWIAQDIADMLDVSVDRPADVETTALGAAMLAGLGAGLFRSLDEAATMAGKTTRFDPAMLPQPRDARLSAWHCLRDRALTS, translated from the coding sequence ATGACCGACCGCTATCTGCTGGTGCTGGACGAGGGGACCACCTCGACCCGCGCGATGCTCTATGCCCCCGACGGCCGCCGCATCGCGATGGCGCAGGCGGAACTGACCCAATATTATCCACAGCCCGGCTGGGTCGAGCATGACGCCGCCGAAATCTGGACCCGCACGCGCGATTGTGCCCGCCAGATGGTGGACCGGGCGGGTGGCGCGGACCGGATCGCAGCCATCGGCATCACCAACCAGCGCGAGACGGTGGTTGCCTGGGACCGGCGCACCGGCGAACCGCTGGCACCCGCCATCGTCTGGCAGGATCGACGCACGGCGGCGCAATGCACGGCGCTGCGCGAAACCGGTCATGAAGCGATGCTGCAACAGCGTACCGGCCTTGTCGTCGATCCCTATTTTTCCGCCAGCAAGATGCGCTGGCTGATCGATAATGTCCCGGCCGTGGCAGAGGCGGGGGATAGGCTGGCGCTCGGCACGATCGAAAGTTGGCTGGTATGGAAACTGACCGGTGGCCTGCATGTCAGCGACGCCAGCAATGCCAGCCGCACCCAGCTGGTGGCGCTCGACGGCACCGACTGGGATCCGGCGCTTTGCGACCTGTTCGGCGTGCCCTGTGCCGCGCTCCCCGAAATCGTCGACAATGCCGGCACCTTTGGCGAGACGCTGGGGGAATTGTTCGGCGGCGCCATCCCGATCCGCGGACTGGCGGGCGATCAGCAGGCGGCCAGCATCGGTCAGGCCTGCTTGACGCCTGGCGATGCCAAGGCGACCCTGGGCACCGGCGCCTTCATCCTCGCCAATATGGGCGCGCAGATGCCGGCCTCGCGCCATCGCCTGCTCGGCACTCTGCTCTACCGGATCGGCGACCAGCGCATCTATGCGCTGGAAGGATCGATCTTCATTGCCGGCAATCTCATCAAATGGCTGCGCGATCAGCTCGGCCTGATCGGATCAGCGGCGGAGACGGAGGCGCTGGCCCGCTCCGTGCCTGACAGCGGCGGCGTGCTGATGCTGCCGGCGCTGGCGGGGCTGGGCGCGCCGCACTGGCGGCCCGATGTGAACGGCGTCATCGCTGGCCTCACCCAGGGATCGACCCGCGCGCATATCGTCCGAGCCGCGCTCGAATCCCTCTCGCACCAATTGTCCGACCTCGCCACCGCCTTCGCCGCCGACGGCGCGCCCTGGCGCCAGTTGCGGATCGACGGTGGCATGAGCGCCAATGACTGGATCGCCCAGGATATCGCTGATATGCTTGATGTCAGTGTGGATCGTCCGGCGGATGTGGAAACCACGGCGCTGGGTGCGGCCATGCTGGCAGGGCTGGGGGCTGGATTGTTCCGCTCCCTGGACGAGGCCGCGACGATGGCAGGGAAGACGACTCGATTTGATCCGGCGATGCTGCCGCAGCCGCGTGATGCGCGACTGTCGGCATGGCACTGCCTGCGCGATCGGGCGCTGACCTCCTGA
- a CDS encoding glycerol-3-phosphate dehydrogenase — MTQETAPFIHDLAVIGGGVNGCGIARDAAGRGASVLLLERGDLAQGTSSASTKLIHGGLRYLEHRAFGLVRESLAERERLWRIAPHIIQPMRFVLPWVEGLRPRWLLRFGLFLYDHIGGRRALLATEAIDLRQHVAGAPLRAGFGPAYVYSDGWVDDARLVILNARDAADHGADIRPRMQVLRLEQAGDHWRIHARDAAGQAQTFHARVVVNATGPAVLDLLDRADRRADRLIRLVRGSHIVVPRLFDHGMAYFFQLPDGRIFFAIPYQHLYTLIGTTDRDHQDGVDPIEASAEEIAYLCEGANRYFARSISPADVVWAFAGVRPLIDDGSARSESATRGYHLDLDREEDAPPLLSIYGGKITTYRHLAADAIALLKPLVPALAGDDWTADAPLPGGDFPMTGLADLVAALAGDYPFLDLDTAERIGCAYGTRARDWLGAARDWSDLGRDFGHGLTEAELCYLLAREWAETSEDILWRRTKLGLRFDAAQLAALDAWLEERA, encoded by the coding sequence GTGACGCAGGAGACGGCCCCTTTCATCCACGACCTTGCCGTGATCGGCGGCGGGGTGAACGGGTGCGGCATCGCGCGCGATGCGGCGGGGCGGGGGGCCAGCGTGTTGCTGCTCGAACGGGGCGACCTGGCACAGGGCACTTCCTCGGCCTCGACCAAGCTCATCCATGGCGGGCTGCGCTATCTGGAACATCGGGCCTTCGGCCTGGTCCGCGAATCCCTGGCTGAACGGGAAAGGCTGTGGCGCATCGCGCCGCACATCATCCAGCCGATGCGTTTCGTCCTGCCCTGGGTCGAGGGGCTGCGCCCGCGCTGGCTGCTGCGCTTCGGCCTCTTCCTCTACGATCATATTGGTGGTCGCCGCGCCCTGCTGGCGACGGAGGCGATCGACCTGCGCCAGCATGTCGCCGGCGCGCCGCTGCGGGCGGGGTTCGGCCCTGCCTATGTCTATTCGGACGGCTGGGTCGACGACGCCCGCCTGGTCATCCTCAATGCCCGCGACGCCGCCGATCATGGCGCGGATATCCGCCCCCGCATGCAGGTGCTGCGGCTGGAGCAGGCCGGCGATCATTGGCGCATCCATGCGCGCGATGCGGCCGGGCAGGCGCAGACCTTCCATGCGCGGGTCGTGGTCAATGCCACTGGTCCCGCCGTGCTCGACCTGCTGGATCGGGCTGATCGCCGCGCCGATCGGCTCATCCGGCTGGTGCGCGGATCGCATATCGTCGTGCCGCGCCTGTTCGACCATGGCATGGCCTATTTCTTCCAGCTGCCCGACGGCCGCATCTTCTTCGCCATCCCCTATCAGCATCTCTACACGCTGATCGGCACCACCGACCGCGATCATCAGGATGGCGTCGATCCGATCGAGGCCAGTGCCGAGGAAATCGCCTATCTGTGCGAGGGCGCGAACCGCTATTTCGCCCGGTCGATCAGCCCCGCCGATGTCGTCTGGGCCTTTGCCGGCGTCCGGCCGCTGATCGACGATGGATCGGCCCGGTCGGAATCGGCGACGCGCGGCTATCATCTCGACCTCGACCGGGAGGAGGACGCGCCGCCGCTGCTCAGCATCTATGGCGGCAAGATCACCACCTACCGTCATCTCGCGGCCGATGCGATCGCCCTGCTGAAGCCGCTCGTGCCTGCGCTCGCGGGCGATGACTGGACGGCGGATGCGCCGCTCCCCGGCGGCGATTTCCCGATGACCGGCCTGGCTGATCTCGTCGCCGCGCTGGCGGGCGACTATCCTTTCCTCGATCTCGACACGGCCGAACGGATCGGCTGCGCCTATGGCACCCGTGCCCGCGACTGGCTGGGCGCGGCGCGCGACTGGTCGGACCTGGGCCGGGATTTCGGCCATGGCCTGACCGAAGCGGAACTCTGCTACCTGCTCGCGCGCGAATGGGCAGAGACCAGTGAGGATATTCTCTGGCGCCGGACCAAATTGGGTCTGCGCTTCGACGCCGCGCAACTGGCCGCGCTCGATGCCTGGCTTGAGGAGAGGGCATGA
- the clpS gene encoding ATP-dependent Clp protease adapter ClpS translates to MNHLFNASAGAPFRAGPDQDDTGDNDPNIGVATRTRTRTKKPSLYKVLMLNDDYTPMEFVVHVLQHFFRMDMEEATRVMLHVHQRGVGVCGIFSYEVAETKVNQVMDFARQNQHPLQCTLEKA, encoded by the coding sequence ATGAACCATCTCTTCAACGCATCGGCAGGCGCGCCCTTCAGGGCCGGTCCGGATCAGGACGATACGGGCGACAATGACCCGAACATCGGCGTCGCCACGCGTACCCGCACCCGCACCAAGAAGCCGTCGCTCTACAAGGTGCTGATGCTGAATGACGATTACACGCCGATGGAGTTCGTCGTGCATGTCCTTCAGCATTTCTTCCGCATGGACATGGAGGAAGCGACGCGGGTGATGCTGCACGTCCATCAGCGCGGCGTCGGCGTGTGCGGCATCTTCAGCTATGAAGTGGCCGAGACCAAGGTGAACCAGGTGATGGACTTCGCCCGGCAGAACCAGCATCCGCTGCAATGCACGCTGGAAAAGGCCTGA